A DNA window from Roseovarius sp. Pro17 contains the following coding sequences:
- a CDS encoding TerB family tellurite resistance protein, with protein sequence MLSRILNLFKGHPSEPLPETDARLALGALMVRVAKSDDDYKVRDISRIDALLARMNGIGPVDAAKMRATCEKIEAEAPSTRKFALLIRETVSFEARIEALEALWQVMLADGAPSDGEMAIVAQVCEALGLSKADCEDAQSRAAPL encoded by the coding sequence ATGTTGTCGCGTATTCTGAACCTCTTCAAAGGGCATCCGTCCGAACCGCTGCCCGAAACCGATGCGCGCCTCGCGCTCGGCGCGCTGATGGTGCGCGTGGCCAAATCCGACGACGACTATAAGGTTCGCGACATCAGCCGCATCGACGCGCTGCTCGCCCGGATGAACGGCATCGGCCCGGTCGACGCCGCCAAGATGCGCGCCACCTGCGAAAAGATTGAGGCCGAGGCGCCCAGCACCCGCAAATTCGCCCTTTTGATCCGCGAAACCGTCAGCTTCGAGGCCCGTATCGAGGCGCTCGAGGCGCTTTGGCAGGTCATGTTGGCGGATGGCGCACCCAGCGACGGCGAAATGGCCATCGTCGCGCAGGTCTGCGAGGCGCTCGGCCTCAGCAAGGCCGATTGTGAAGACGCTCAGTCGCGCGCCGCGCCGCTCTGA
- a CDS encoding TerB family tellurite resistance protein, with product MIADFFQRLTAAHEQPLTDTDARLALAALLVRAARTDGDYAPSEIARIDRILSARYSLSPDDAADLRKDAEETEASAPDTVRFTREIKDAVPYEDRISVIEALWQVVLVDGDRAAPENALLRLTASLLGVTDVDSAEARQRVAKSL from the coding sequence ATGATTGCAGATTTTTTCCAACGCCTCACCGCGGCGCATGAGCAGCCGCTGACCGACACTGACGCGCGCCTTGCGCTGGCCGCGCTTTTGGTGCGGGCCGCGCGCACCGATGGCGACTACGCCCCCAGCGAAATCGCGCGCATCGACCGCATCCTGTCGGCGCGCTATTCCCTCAGCCCGGACGACGCCGCCGACCTGCGCAAAGACGCCGAGGAAACCGAGGCCAGCGCGCCAGACACGGTCCGCTTTACCCGCGAAATCAAGGATGCGGTGCCCTACGAGGATCGTATCAGTGTAATCGAGGCGCTCTGGCAAGTGGTCCTCGTCGACGGCGACCGGGCCGCCCCTGAAAACGCGCTTTTGCGGCTGACCGCCAGCCTTTTGGGCGTGACCGATGTGGACAGCGCCGAGGCGCGCCAGCGAGTCGCCAAATCCCTTTGA
- a CDS encoding phosphate/phosphite/phosphonate ABC transporter substrate-binding protein, with protein MIASLPMYDRAETADILDTLWAETRARLPKGAPDHLTRDGDLWGQWTHPDLILSQTCGYPYRTSLIGKVQLIAAPDNQLPDCPPGHYNSVFVVRDDESRRDLTAFANAPFAYSEALSQSGWAAPQNHAAGLGFTFANTIPTGAHVNSTRAVAEGRADIACIDALSWQLILRHDPHAAALREIGRTIPTPSLPFITGRGQYASAIAAALGAAIAALPPTARDAIGLHGLVQIADADYLAVANPAPPQSVPSRA; from the coding sequence ATGATCGCCAGCCTACCGATGTATGACCGCGCCGAAACGGCGGATATTCTTGATACGCTTTGGGCTGAAACCCGCGCTCGGCTGCCCAAAGGGGCACCTGATCACCTGACGCGCGATGGCGATCTCTGGGGTCAGTGGACCCACCCAGATCTGATCCTGTCGCAGACCTGCGGCTATCCTTACCGCACCAGCCTGATTGGCAAGGTCCAACTCATCGCCGCCCCCGACAATCAACTGCCGGACTGCCCGCCCGGCCATTACAACAGCGTGTTTGTCGTGCGCGATGACGAGTCGCGCCGCGATCTGACGGCCTTCGCCAACGCGCCCTTTGCCTATAGCGAGGCGCTGTCGCAATCGGGCTGGGCCGCACCGCAGAACCACGCGGCGGGGCTGGGTTTTACCTTCGCCAATACCATCCCGACGGGGGCGCACGTAAACTCGACCCGGGCCGTGGCAGAGGGGCGCGCCGACATCGCCTGCATCGACGCGCTTAGCTGGCAGTTGATCCTGCGTCATGATCCTCACGCCGCCGCTCTGCGCGAGATCGGACGCACCATTCCCACACCATCGCTGCCGTTCATCACCGGGCGGGGACAGTATGCATCCGCCATTGCGGCGGCGCTGGGCGCCGCGATCGCCGCGCTGCCCCCTACAGCACGCGACGCCATCGGCCTGCATGGGCTGGTGCAGATCGCCGACGCCGATTACCTCGCCGTCGCGAATCCCGCACCGCCGCAATCGGTCCCCTCCCGCGCCTAA
- a CDS encoding glutamine synthetase family protein: MSIDNFATFRVAACDLNGQMRGKRMPASYFANLENDAVRMPLSVLNVDIKGADIEDSPLLFGTGDADGIMRPTSRGPVPLPWLDSAQPLVPMQMYFEDGTPFYGDARHALGRVLERYAARGWQVIASTELEFTLVDDSGKQLKHVRDPRNRRRIDASEILSLSQMDAFDPFLSALYEACNAMGIEAQTTTSEAGVGQFEITLNHQDAMRAADDTWLFKSLIRGLAHRYDCAATFMAKPFALDSGNGMHMHFSVLDAEGNNIFDDGGPKGTDMLRHAIGGCLAAMQGSTLIFAPHANSYARMTPGAHAPTAICWAYENRTAAIRVPGGSPKARRIEHRVAGGDINPYLSFAAILGAALIGIEDAMDPGAPLSGSAYGQDLPQLATDWTRAVDLFEAEPLMPRIFEPRLIRNLVQTKRQEITVMGEIDESDHWKTYLDKV, encoded by the coding sequence ATGAGCATCGACAATTTCGCCACTTTCCGCGTGGCTGCCTGCGATCTGAACGGCCAGATGCGCGGCAAGAGGATGCCAGCCAGCTATTTCGCCAATCTCGAAAATGACGCCGTGCGGATGCCGCTTTCGGTGCTGAACGTCGATATCAAGGGCGCCGATATTGAGGACAGCCCCCTGCTGTTCGGGACCGGCGATGCCGACGGCATCATGCGCCCCACCTCGCGCGGGCCTGTTCCCCTGCCGTGGCTGGATAGCGCGCAGCCGCTGGTGCCGATGCAGATGTATTTCGAGGATGGCACGCCATTTTACGGCGACGCGCGCCACGCCCTTGGGCGCGTGCTAGAACGCTACGCGGCGCGGGGCTGGCAGGTGATCGCCTCGACCGAGCTGGAATTCACCCTCGTAGATGACAGCGGCAAGCAGCTGAAACATGTGCGCGATCCGCGTAATCGGCGTCGCATTGATGCGTCCGAGATCCTGTCCCTCAGCCAGATGGACGCGTTCGATCCGTTCCTGTCGGCCCTTTACGAGGCCTGCAATGCAATGGGGATCGAGGCGCAGACCACCACCTCCGAGGCGGGTGTCGGCCAGTTCGAAATTACGCTGAACCATCAGGACGCAATGCGCGCCGCCGACGACACATGGCTTTTCAAATCGCTCATTCGCGGCCTTGCCCATCGCTATGACTGTGCGGCAACGTTCATGGCCAAACCCTTTGCGCTGGATTCAGGCAACGGGATGCACATGCATTTCTCTGTTCTGGATGCTGAGGGGAACAATATCTTCGACGATGGCGGCCCCAAGGGCACCGATATGCTGCGCCACGCGATCGGGGGCTGCCTTGCAGCGATGCAAGGCTCGACGCTGATATTTGCCCCTCACGCCAACAGTTATGCAAGGATGACGCCCGGCGCGCACGCCCCAACGGCGATCTGCTGGGCCTATGAGAATCGCACAGCAGCTATCCGCGTTCCCGGCGGCTCGCCCAAGGCCCGCCGGATTGAGCACCGCGTCGCGGGCGGGGACATCAATCCCTATCTCAGCTTTGCTGCGATCCTCGGCGCGGCACTGATCGGGATCGAGGACGCGATGGACCCCGGCGCGCCCCTGAGCGGCAGCGCCTATGGGCAGGATCTGCCGCAACTTGCGACCGACTGGACGCGCGCCGTCGACCTTTTCGAGGCTGAACCGCTCATGCCGCGTATCTTTGAGCCGCGCCTCATTCGCAACCTCGTTCAGACCAAGCGGCAGGAGATCACCGTCATGGGCGAGATCGACGAATCCGACCATTGGAAGACCTATCTGGACAAGGTCTGA
- a CDS encoding type 1 glutamine amidotransferase, producing MSVPHPSLSPEDGTTTVGILLTGHSPEDIKADLGDYDAMFADLLKGHGLTYRTYAVVDGEFPDAVQDCDSWLITGSKHGAYEPHDWIPPLEQFIRDVYDDGRPMVGICFGHQIIAQALGGTVQKYSKGWAVGRQDYLIDGQPVALNAWHQDQVTKLPADATVIGQNAFCDNAALLYGNRILTLQPHPEHTAEFFGRLAESRGRGLVPDDVLDAAIAQMDKPTQHQSVADRMAAFLKRGA from the coding sequence GTGAGCGTCCCCCACCCATCGCTGAGCCCCGAGGATGGCACCACCACCGTCGGAATCCTTCTGACCGGCCATTCGCCCGAAGATATCAAGGCAGATCTGGGCGATTACGACGCCATGTTTGCCGATCTGTTAAAGGGCCATGGCCTCACCTATCGCACCTATGCCGTGGTTGATGGCGAATTCCCCGACGCCGTTCAGGATTGCGACAGTTGGCTCATCACCGGCTCGAAACACGGCGCATATGAGCCGCATGATTGGATTCCCCCGCTGGAACAGTTCATTCGCGACGTCTATGACGATGGCCGCCCGATGGTGGGCATCTGCTTTGGCCATCAGATCATCGCGCAGGCGCTGGGTGGCACGGTCCAGAAATACTCAAAGGGCTGGGCCGTAGGCCGGCAGGACTACCTTATCGACGGCCAGCCCGTTGCGCTGAACGCGTGGCATCAGGATCAGGTTACAAAGCTGCCGGCAGATGCCACAGTGATCGGCCAAAACGCCTTTTGCGACAACGCTGCGCTGCTCTATGGCAATCGCATCCTGACGCTGCAGCCACATCCAGAACACACCGCCGAATTCTTTGGCCGACTGGCCGAAAGCCGGGGGCGCGGGCTGGTCCCGGACGACGTGCTGGATGCCGCGATCGCGCAGATGGATAAACCAACCCAACACCAGAGTGTGGCCGACCGCATGGCCGCCTTCCTGAAACGAGGTGCCTGA
- a CDS encoding glutamine synthetase family protein, producing the protein MANDWTDDLPEAAREYLEGKRLDEVECIISDLPGIARGKAVPATKFAKQKHFHLPDSIFYQTITGDWGEAAGESGFIEQDMILKPDMSTATAAPWTGDWTLQVIHDAYDKNMEPIPFSPRNVLKRVVEAYAERGLTAVVAPEMEFYLVARNIDPAQSIKPMMGRSGRPAAARQAYSMTAVDEFGPVIDDIYDFAEAQGFEIDGITQEGGAGQLEINLAHGDPVKLADEVFYFKRLIREAAMRHDCFATFMAKPIAEEPGSAMHIHHSVLDIKTGKNVFTDDEGNETDAFYHFIGGMQRHLPSAIAVLAPYVNSYRRYVKDHAAPINLDWGRDNRTTGIRIPIAGPEARRVENRLAGMDCNPYLGIAVSLACGLLGLQEKENPAPECTTDSYKGEGDVPPVLGDALDLFDAAPKLHEILGPEFARVYSIVKRAEYGEFLQVISPWEREHLLLNV; encoded by the coding sequence ATGGCAAACGACTGGACCGACGACCTGCCCGAAGCGGCACGCGAATACCTCGAAGGTAAGCGCCTTGATGAGGTCGAGTGCATCATCTCGGACCTGCCGGGGATCGCGCGCGGCAAGGCTGTTCCGGCCACCAAATTTGCCAAACAGAAACATTTCCACCTGCCGGATTCGATCTTTTACCAGACGATCACCGGCGATTGGGGCGAGGCGGCAGGCGAAAGCGGCTTTATCGAACAGGACATGATCCTGAAACCCGACATGAGCACCGCGACCGCCGCGCCATGGACGGGCGACTGGACGCTTCAGGTCATTCACGACGCCTATGACAAGAATATGGAGCCAATCCCGTTTTCGCCGCGCAATGTGCTAAAGCGCGTGGTCGAGGCATATGCCGAACGCGGGCTGACTGCCGTCGTCGCACCCGAGATGGAATTTTACCTTGTTGCACGCAACATAGACCCTGCGCAAAGCATCAAGCCAATGATGGGTCGTTCGGGCCGTCCCGCCGCCGCACGGCAGGCTTATTCGATGACCGCCGTGGATGAGTTCGGCCCTGTCATCGACGACATCTACGATTTCGCCGAGGCACAAGGGTTCGAGATCGACGGCATCACGCAAGAGGGCGGCGCAGGCCAACTGGAAATTAACCTCGCCCATGGCGATCCCGTGAAGCTGGCCGACGAGGTGTTTTACTTCAAACGCCTCATCCGCGAGGCGGCGATGCGCCACGATTGTTTCGCCACTTTCATGGCCAAACCCATCGCCGAAGAGCCCGGCTCGGCCATGCATATTCATCATTCAGTGCTGGACATAAAGACGGGCAAGAACGTCTTTACCGACGACGAAGGCAATGAGACGGACGCGTTCTATCACTTTATCGGCGGAATGCAGCGCCATCTACCCAGCGCCATCGCGGTGCTGGCGCCCTACGTCAATTCCTACCGCCGCTACGTCAAGGATCACGCGGCGCCGATCAACCTCGACTGGGGCCGCGACAACCGCACGACGGGCATCCGTATCCCCATCGCCGGGCCAGAGGCGCGACGCGTCGAGAACCGGCTGGCGGGGATGGATTGCAATCCCTATCTCGGCATCGCGGTTAGCCTCGCCTGCGGCCTTCTAGGCCTTCAGGAAAAGGAAAACCCAGCGCCGGAATGTACGACTGACAGCTATAAGGGCGAGGGCGATGTGCCGCCCGTTCTGGGCGATGCACTGGACCTTTTCGACGCGGCGCCCAAGCTTCACGAGATCCTCGGCCCCGAATTCGCGCGCGTTTATTCCATCGTCAAACGCGCCGAATATGGGGAATTCCTGCAAGTGATTTCGCCGTGGGAGCGCGAGCATCTGCTACTGAACGTCTGA
- a CDS encoding FAD-binding oxidoreductase, producing the protein MALNLLHANDRAGEYPASWYAATADTFPEYAPLTGEMRADVVVVGAGYTGLSAALHLAEAGMDVALIEAQRVGFGASGRNGGQLGSGQRMDQQGLERLMGDADAAKLWELAEDAKALVKSLITKHNIDCHLKPGIAEACFSAGEVAHEHTYADHLAQRYGYDQLQKLDREQMQALCPSPAYHGGVLDMGAAHLHPLRYALGLARAAKAAGVRIYERSEVTGIDEGARALVHTTTGRISADHVILACNGYLGGLNGKVASRVMPINNFIAATKPLGEDAARVLTQDVAIADTKFVVNYFRLSHDKRLLFGGGESYGYRFPADIEALVRKPMTQIFPHLRDVQIDYAWGGTLAITIKRMPYLARIAPNILSASGYSGHGVGSATHAGKLMADAVAGQAAGFDTMASVPATPFPGGAALRTPLLILAMTWYSLRDRLGV; encoded by the coding sequence ATGGCGCTGAACCTTCTGCACGCAAATGACCGCGCCGGGGAATACCCTGCCAGTTGGTATGCTGCTACCGCCGATACCTTTCCCGAATATGCGCCCCTGACCGGCGAGATGCGCGCTGATGTGGTCGTCGTCGGCGCGGGCTATACAGGTCTTTCCGCCGCTCTGCATCTGGCCGAGGCGGGCATGGACGTGGCCCTGATCGAGGCCCAGCGCGTCGGATTTGGCGCGTCGGGGCGTAATGGCGGGCAGTTGGGCAGCGGGCAGCGCATGGACCAACAGGGTCTTGAGCGTCTGATGGGCGACGCCGACGCCGCCAAGCTGTGGGAACTGGCCGAGGACGCCAAGGCGCTCGTCAAGTCACTGATTACAAAACACAATATCGATTGCCACCTCAAACCCGGCATAGCCGAAGCCTGTTTTTCTGCTGGTGAGGTCGCGCATGAGCACACCTATGCCGATCATCTGGCCCAGCGCTATGGCTATGACCAGTTGCAAAAACTGGATCGCGAACAGATGCAGGCCCTTTGCCCCTCGCCCGCCTATCACGGCGGCGTTCTGGACATGGGCGCGGCACATCTGCACCCCTTGCGCTACGCCCTGGGCCTTGCCCGCGCGGCCAAGGCGGCAGGCGTGCGCATCTACGAGCGCAGCGAAGTCACAGGCATAGACGAAGGCGCGCGCGCATTGGTGCATACCACGACCGGACGCATCAGCGCCGATCACGTCATTCTGGCCTGCAATGGCTATCTGGGCGGGCTGAATGGCAAGGTCGCGTCCCGCGTCATGCCCATCAACAATTTCATTGCCGCGACAAAGCCGCTGGGCGAAGACGCAGCGCGCGTCCTGACGCAGGACGTGGCGATTGCGGACACAAAATTCGTGGTCAACTATTTCCGCCTCAGCCACGACAAGCGGCTGCTCTTTGGCGGGGGTGAAAGCTATGGCTACCGCTTTCCCGCCGACATTGAGGCATTGGTGCGCAAGCCGATGACCCAGATTTTCCCGCATCTGAGGGACGTGCAGATCGACTACGCTTGGGGCGGCACGCTGGCCATCACGATCAAGCGGATGCCGTATCTGGCGCGGATTGCGCCGAACATCCTCAGCGCGTCGGGCTATTCCGGCCACGGCGTCGGCAGCGCCACCCATGCGGGCAAGCTGATGGCAGACGCCGTCGCAGGTCAGGCTGCGGGATTCGACACCATGGCGAGCGTGCCGGCGACCCCATTCCCCGGCGGTGCCGCGCTGCGCACGCCGCTGCTGATCCTGGCGATGACGTGGTATTCGCTGCGCGACCGGCTGGGTGTTTAA
- a CDS encoding antibiotic biosynthesis monooxygenase family protein: MPQITHPSPYQSVITTFEMSPGTCQDLLDALTDAYANFISHQPGFVGAGLHVNDAQTRIANYSQWKRREDFQAMLRSDEMRRRNREIHALCRSFEPVMYDVAATF, from the coding sequence ATGCCCCAGATCACCCACCCCAGTCCGTATCAGAGCGTTATCACCACTTTCGAGATGAGCCCCGGCACGTGTCAGGATCTACTGGATGCGCTGACCGATGCCTATGCCAACTTCATCTCGCACCAGCCCGGTTTTGTGGGGGCGGGGCTGCATGTGAACGATGCGCAGACACGCATCGCCAACTATTCGCAATGGAAGCGCCGCGAGGATTTTCAGGCGATGCTGCGTAGCGATGAAATGCGTCGCCGCAACCGCGAGATCCACGCGCTGTGCCGCAGTTTCGAGCCGGTGATGTACGATGTCGCGGCGACGTTCTGA
- a CDS encoding DegT/DnrJ/EryC1/StrS family aminotransferase — translation MSVSTLPPNTYDAEPIPEAARAAIDAMLKSGDLFRYTAAQDSPVALLESEFAAVMGSRYALAVSSCSAALFLSLEALDLPKGARVLIPAFTFAAVPSSVIHAGCVPILCEVGDNYRIDMADFEARLDGGIDAVIISHMRGHTSDMDAIMALCDARDIPVIEDAAHSLGTTWHGRNIGTIGRIGCFSFQSYKLLNAGEGGILITDDADLVARAIIMSGAYEHNWAKHLTHGDNALKAAFGRWQNRLPLYNLRLNNLSAAIIRPQLDEIPRRVRDGRAAHDHVAALLEQSPWLSVPASLAPEVRAPDSIQFNLVGMDDSDARAFADAAAQRGVKVQIFGQSQDNARAFWNWQFIEGETPDLPMTRAMLARACDTRLPARLTKDQQDAIAATILGAADEVMGGARAYGT, via the coding sequence ATGTCCGTCAGCACCCTCCCGCCCAACACCTACGACGCCGAGCCAATCCCCGAGGCCGCCCGCGCCGCAATCGACGCGATGCTGAAGTCGGGCGATCTGTTTCGCTACACCGCGGCGCAGGATTCGCCCGTCGCATTGTTGGAGTCCGAATTCGCGGCGGTGATGGGCTCGCGCTATGCGCTGGCCGTATCCAGCTGCTCGGCGGCGCTGTTTTTATCGCTAGAGGCGCTGGATCTGCCCAAGGGCGCGCGGGTGCTGATCCCGGCCTTTACCTTTGCCGCCGTGCCGTCGTCGGTAATCCACGCCGGTTGCGTGCCGATCCTGTGCGAAGTGGGCGACAATTACCGCATCGACATGGCTGATTTCGAGGCCCGGCTCGACGGTGGCATCGACGCCGTCATCATCAGCCACATGCGCGGCCATACCTCGGACATGGACGCGATTATGGCGCTGTGCGACGCGCGCGATATCCCGGTGATCGAGGACGCGGCACATTCGCTGGGCACCACTTGGCACGGGCGAAATATCGGCACAATCGGGCGGATCGGCTGCTTTTCCTTTCAATCCTACAAGCTGTTGAACGCGGGCGAAGGCGGCATCTTGATCACCGACGATGCCGATCTGGTGGCGCGCGCGATCATTATGTCGGGCGCGTATGAGCATAATTGGGCCAAGCATCTGACCCATGGCGACAACGCGCTGAAGGCCGCGTTCGGGCGCTGGCAGAACCGTCTGCCGCTCTATAATCTGCGGCTGAACAACCTGAGCGCGGCGATCATCCGCCCCCAGTTGGACGAGATCCCGCGCCGTGTGCGCGATGGCCGTGCCGCTCACGATCATGTGGCGGCACTGCTGGAGCAGAGCCCTTGGTTGAGTGTACCCGCGTCGCTGGCTCCGGAAGTGCGTGCACCGGATTCGATCCAGTTCAATCTGGTTGGAATGGACGATTCGGACGCGCGCGCCTTTGCCGACGCGGCGGCGCAGCGTGGGGTCAAGGTGCAGATCTTTGGCCAGAGTCAGGACAATGCGCGCGCCTTTTGGAACTGGCAGTTCATCGAGGGCGAAACACCCGATCTGCCGATGACACGCGCCATGCTGGCCCGCGCCTGCGACACCCGTCTGCCCGCCCGCCTGACAAAGGATCAGCAGGACGCTATTGCGGCCACCATTCTGGGCGCCGCCGATGAGGTCATGGGCGGCGCACGTGCTTACGGTACCTGA
- a CDS encoding LysR family transcriptional regulator, protein MAGNPGRITLWGIEVFISVADERSISAAARRLGTAASTVSQQLSNLEAAVGAPLLERSARPLRLTRAGEIMHRRAQTILAEAAQAKAELAMADLARLTNVRLGMIEDFEADVTPRLLTHMAGQLTSCQFLLETGASHMLHDQLDARHLDIIVAAQLGGDATWAEVHPLMREGFVVAAPKGQIDPTGNVLDQLGRVPLVQYTTRHYMGRLIAAHLARHSTPIAHRFELDSYHAILALVGQGSGWTILPPLALMRGRRFEDQIDVLPLPLAPLTRTIALTARKDVLGAMPGEVAATLKPILQEAIVTPALARYPFLQDALTVL, encoded by the coding sequence ATGGCTGGCAACCCCGGTCGGATCACGCTCTGGGGGATTGAGGTGTTCATCTCCGTAGCAGATGAGCGATCGATTTCGGCCGCCGCGCGCCGCCTTGGCACCGCTGCGTCCACCGTCAGCCAGCAGCTCAGCAATCTGGAGGCCGCCGTCGGTGCGCCCCTGCTTGAGCGCAGCGCGCGCCCCCTGCGCCTGACCCGCGCGGGCGAGATCATGCACCGCCGCGCGCAGACAATCCTCGCGGAGGCGGCGCAGGCCAAGGCCGAATTGGCCATGGCCGACCTCGCGCGCCTGACGAACGTGCGCCTCGGCATGATCGAGGATTTCGAGGCCGACGTGACGCCAAGGCTGCTGACCCACATGGCGGGGCAACTGACCTCGTGCCAGTTTCTGCTGGAAACCGGGGCCAGCCACATGCTGCACGATCAGCTGGATGCGCGGCATCTGGATATCATCGTGGCGGCGCAGCTGGGCGGCGACGCCACTTGGGCCGAGGTGCATCCGCTGATGCGCGAAGGCTTTGTCGTGGCCGCACCCAAGGGGCAGATCGATCCGACTGGTAACGTGCTGGATCAGCTGGGTCGTGTGCCGCTGGTGCAATACACGACCCGGCACTATATGGGCCGCCTTATCGCCGCACATCTTGCGCGCCACAGCACCCCGATCGCACACCGGTTCGAGTTGGACAGTTATCACGCGATCCTTGCGCTGGTGGGGCAGGGCAGTGGCTGGACCATACTGCCGCCCCTTGCACTGATGCGAGGCCGTCGTTTCGAGGATCAGATCGACGTGCTGCCCCTGCCGCTAGCGCCGCTGACGCGCACCATCGCGCTGACCGCGCGCAAAGATGTCCTTGGCGCCATGCCGGGCGAAGTAGCCGCGACGCTCAAGCCCATCCTTCAAGAGGCCATCGTCACCCCTGCACTGGCGCGCTATCCCTTTCTGCAGGACGCGCTGACCGTGCTATGA
- the phaR gene encoding polyhydroxyalkanoate synthesis repressor PhaR gives MSDKPKPLLIKRYASRRLYNTETSDYVTLDDISQFIRDGRDVQIIDLKSGDDLTRQYLLQIIADHESRGENVLPINVLNDLVRSYTTQATSVVPEFLAASFEMLRDGQSKVLANMTQTNPMSQMPGMEAMRAQQEAFVKAMTGGIGGLSGMSASKQPKEPREGSGGDLDDIKAQLAALQRQLTKMGK, from the coding sequence GTGTCCGACAAGCCGAAACCACTCTTGATTAAACGCTACGCCAGTAGGCGTCTTTATAATACCGAGACGTCCGATTACGTGACTCTCGATGATATCAGCCAATTCATCCGCGACGGGCGCGACGTGCAGATTATCGACCTGAAATCGGGCGATGATCTGACACGGCAATACCTGCTTCAGATCATCGCCGACCACGAAAGCCGCGGCGAAAACGTGCTGCCGATCAACGTGCTGAACGATCTGGTACGCAGCTATACGACGCAGGCCACCAGTGTGGTGCCAGAATTCCTCGCCGCCAGCTTTGAGATGTTGCGCGACGGGCAATCAAAGGTGCTGGCCAACATGACGCAGACCAATCCCATGTCGCAGATGCCGGGCATGGAGGCGATGCGCGCCCAGCAGGAGGCGTTCGTAAAGGCGATGACCGGCGGGATCGGTGGCCTCAGCGGTATGTCCGCGTCCAAACAGCCCAAAGAACCGCGCGAAGGTAGTGGCGGCGACCTTGACGATATCAAGGCGCAGTTGGCCGCGTTGCAGCGCCAACTGACCAAGATGGGCAAGTAA
- a CDS encoding phasin, PhaP: MANKAQDMNATMKEMMGAFPVDTKSMEDAFKNQAALSEKLSGVALSAAEKSAEISSAWTKTTLEKMSDMTKAKTEPADYAKAMSDFASANAEVAAENMAAFAEIAKKVQMETVELMMSAGRDLQEDASTAVKKATDDMTSAAKKAGVKQ; the protein is encoded by the coding sequence ATGGCTAATAAAGCACAAGACATGAACGCGACAATGAAAGAGATGATGGGCGCATTCCCGGTCGACACCAAGTCGATGGAAGATGCCTTCAAAAACCAAGCCGCTCTTAGCGAAAAGCTGTCGGGCGTCGCCCTCAGCGCTGCTGAAAAGTCGGCTGAAATCTCCAGCGCATGGACCAAGACCACGCTTGAGAAGATGTCGGACATGACCAAAGCCAAGACCGAGCCTGCCGACTACGCCAAGGCGATGAGCGATTTCGCATCCGCCAACGCCGAAGTTGCTGCCGAGAACATGGCCGCATTCGCCGAAATCGCCAAGAAGGTTCAGATGGAAACTGTTGAACTGATGATGTCCGCAGGTCGCGACCTTCAGGAAGACGCCTCCACAGCCGTCAAGAAGGCGACCGACGACATGACCAGCGCCGCCAAAAAAGCAGGCGTCAAGCAGTAA